A DNA window from Sediminitomix flava contains the following coding sequences:
- a CDS encoding 4Fe-4S dicluster domain-containing protein — translation MAIMITDECINCGACEPECPNTAIYEGGVEWTWAGGTSLNSVELEDGSSIDGEAEQEPYSEEFYYIVSDKCTECVGFHEEPQCAAVCPVDCCVDDPDYRESEDELVAKKDWLHGA, via the coding sequence ATGGCAATTATGATTACGGACGAATGCATCAACTGTGGTGCATGCGAACCAGAATGTCCAAATACTGCAATTTACGAAGGAGGAGTTGAATGGACTTGGGCTGGCGGTACGTCTCTTAATTCAGTAGAATTAGAAGATGGCTCATCAATTGATGGTGAGGCAGAACAAGAACCATACAGCGAAGAATTTTACTATATCGTTTCTGATAAATGTACAGAGTGTGTAGGTTTCCATGAGGAGCCGCAATGTGCAGCAGTTTGTCCAGTAGACTGTTGTGTAGATGACCCTGATTACAGAGAGTCAGAAGATGAGCTTGTAGCTAAAAAAGACTGGTTACACGGGGCTTAA
- a CDS encoding RNA-binding S4 domain-containing protein — translation MRIDKCLWALRLFKSRTIATEACKNGQVKLNGAFVKPSAKVSEGDHVEIFKKPIWREYLLKELVEKRVAASIAVECYEEMTSEEELKKLQDFIDEKQFYLGR, via the coding sequence ATGAGAATCGATAAATGTTTGTGGGCTTTACGCCTTTTTAAATCAAGAACAATAGCTACGGAAGCTTGTAAAAATGGACAAGTGAAGCTGAATGGTGCTTTTGTAAAACCTTCAGCAAAAGTAAGTGAGGGTGATCATGTAGAAATCTTTAAGAAGCCTATATGGAGAGAGTACTTGCTTAAAGAGCTTGTTGAAAAGCGTGTTGCAGCATCTATAGCTGTGGAATGTTATGAGGAAATGACAAGTGAAGAAGAGTTGAAAAAGCTTCAAGATTTTATAGATGAAAAACAGTTTTATCTGGGCAGATAG